Proteins encoded together in one Chryseobacterium sp. G0201 window:
- a CDS encoding CsgG/HfaB family protein, which produces MRAYTYTRIFFCAVMLCVVQACSSLFGLPSNPEKSTMGENTSYTAELKNLPLPKEKIVIGVYKFRDQTGQYKPSENGNNWSTAVPQGTTTILIKALEDSKWFIPIERENIANLLNERQIIRSTRQEYLKDAEKNSQALPPLLYAGILLEGGVISYDSNIMTGGLGARYFGIGASTQYRQDRITIYLRAVSTLNGEILKTVYTSKTILSTSVNGSFFRYIDTERLLEAEVGMTQNEPVQLAVSEAIEKSVKSLIVEGIRDKIWGKAVDNTVDYQALIDNYNREQDQNQNRAIGNRYPDNQRGKFSIFAQAEGQKIKDDYINPKMNIGGKLGFKYFISPNFNVEVSGNYFTLENENIVKRNYFVPEVNLEYLIFPKYKFTPYIYGGLGAMYSEFKPNYKGQAGGGLEYLIDKNVAVRASAQYDLGFKDNWEGLVNGKRKDQALRFALGINFYIGNK; this is translated from the coding sequence ATGAGAGCTTACACTTACACCAGAATTTTTTTCTGTGCCGTCATGTTGTGTGTCGTACAGGCGTGCAGCTCGTTATTCGGATTGCCGTCCAATCCCGAAAAATCTACGATGGGAGAGAACACCTCTTACACCGCAGAATTGAAAAATTTACCCTTACCTAAAGAGAAAATCGTTATCGGTGTTTATAAATTCAGGGATCAGACAGGGCAGTATAAGCCTTCTGAAAACGGAAATAACTGGAGCACCGCTGTTCCACAAGGAACCACGACCATTTTAATTAAAGCTTTGGAAGACAGCAAGTGGTTTATCCCGATCGAAAGAGAAAATATAGCCAATCTTCTGAACGAAAGACAGATTATCAGATCCACAAGACAGGAATATTTAAAAGATGCCGAAAAAAACAGCCAGGCTTTACCACCACTCTTGTATGCCGGAATTCTTCTGGAAGGTGGTGTGATTTCCTATGACAGTAATATTATGACCGGAGGATTGGGCGCCAGATATTTTGGAATTGGAGCTTCAACTCAATACCGACAAGACAGAATTACCATTTATCTTCGAGCTGTTTCTACGTTGAATGGAGAAATCTTAAAAACAGTTTACACCTCAAAAACCATTCTTTCTACAAGCGTCAACGGAAGTTTTTTCAGATATATTGATACTGAAAGATTATTGGAAGCTGAGGTTGGAATGACGCAAAACGAACCCGTTCAGCTTGCCGTATCCGAGGCCATCGAAAAATCTGTAAAATCATTGATTGTTGAAGGTATCAGAGATAAAATATGGGGAAAAGCAGTTGATAATACCGTAGATTATCAGGCTTTGATCGATAATTATAACAGGGAACAGGATCAAAATCAAAATAGAGCCATCGGAAATAGATATCCGGATAATCAAAGAGGAAAATTCTCGATTTTTGCTCAGGCTGAGGGACAAAAAATAAAAGATGATTACATTAATCCTAAAATGAATATTGGCGGAAAATTAGGCTTTAAATATTTTATAAGTCCAAATTTCAATGTTGAGGTTAGTGGGAATTATTTCACGTTGGAAAATGAAAATATTGTTAAAAGAAATTATTTCGTTCCCGAAGTTAACCTTGAATATCTGATTTTTCCTAAATATAAATTCACTCCTTACATCTATGGAGGTCTTGGAGCGATGTATTCTGAGTTTAAACCTAATTACAAAGGCCAGGCAGGAGGCGGATTAGAATATCTGATTGATAAAAATGTTGCTGTAAGAGCTTCAGCACAATATGATTTGGGTTTTAAAGATAATTGGGAAGGTTTGGTGAACGGTAAAAGGAAAGATCAGGCGCTGCGATTTGCGCTGGGAATCAACTTTTACATTGGTAACAAATAA
- a CDS encoding carboxypeptidase-like regulatory domain-containing protein produces MKTLIQLISIIILSVCLFSCNEELVDQAQTGVLKGKVVKRGTNEPIANVKIFTAPTTQTVFSGTDGSFEIASMPVGNYSVKAELSGYLTNFQAVNVQNQNQVVTVVFEMDDDESLNSPPTTPVLLSPVDNAVNQPLSVELTWNATDPDTADVLKYSLTIKNNLDTNVIQVNDLTAKHYSLSNLKFGVSYFWQVSVSDGIHQPVLSAIGKFTTNTVPSNRYHYVQKQNGNLVIMSSDAAGNNFQFTNSSYNSWRPRKNNNAGLIAFLRTEGGSAHLYTANPDGSNLFKVTSVPAAGFNNFEMDFSWSTNGQELIYSNFNKLYKINKDGSGLTLIYTTPDGSMISECDWSYDGSKIALKTNDFNGYNVKIYIVDMVGSVVKTILTGVAGAAGGLNFSVDGQLLLYTKDVSAYQDGSGNYRQLDSRIFIYNLATNTTIDISTESDKPLGTNDLDPRFSPNNAQVIFMNTSNDNVSQKNVMTIDLSSSMTDLVRTALFSNAEMPDYE; encoded by the coding sequence ATGAAAACTTTAATACAATTAATCAGCATAATCATCCTTTCTGTTTGTTTATTTTCCTGTAATGAGGAGCTTGTAGATCAGGCTCAGACAGGAGTTTTAAAAGGAAAAGTGGTGAAAAGAGGAACCAACGAACCTATTGCCAATGTGAAGATCTTCACAGCGCCAACAACGCAAACCGTTTTTAGCGGAACAGATGGTTCTTTTGAAATAGCAAGCATGCCTGTGGGCAATTATTCTGTAAAAGCAGAATTGTCCGGTTATCTTACCAATTTTCAGGCAGTTAATGTACAGAACCAGAATCAGGTCGTGACCGTAGTTTTTGAAATGGACGATGACGAATCATTAAATTCTCCACCCACAACACCAGTATTGCTAAGTCCGGTAGACAACGCGGTGAACCAGCCTCTGAGTGTGGAATTGACATGGAATGCCACCGATCCCGATACGGCAGATGTTTTGAAATATAGTTTAACAATTAAAAATAATCTTGACACTAACGTGATTCAGGTTAATGATTTGACGGCGAAACATTATTCGCTTTCAAATTTGAAGTTTGGTGTAAGTTACTTCTGGCAGGTGTCTGTTTCGGACGGCATTCACCAGCCAGTTTTAAGTGCTATTGGCAAATTTACCACCAATACGGTTCCCTCTAACCGTTATCATTATGTTCAGAAACAAAACGGAAATCTGGTTATTATGTCAAGTGATGCAGCAGGAAATAATTTCCAATTTACGAATTCGTCCTACAATAGCTGGCGACCACGAAAAAATAATAATGCCGGATTAATCGCTTTTTTAAGGACAGAAGGCGGAAGCGCGCATCTTTACACAGCAAATCCTGATGGTTCCAATTTATTTAAAGTAACATCGGTTCCTGCAGCAGGTTTTAATAATTTTGAAATGGATTTTTCATGGAGTACGAACGGGCAGGAGCTTATTTACTCGAATTTTAATAAATTATATAAAATTAATAAAGACGGAAGCGGACTGACGCTCATCTACACAACTCCCGACGGAAGTATGATCTCAGAATGCGACTGGAGCTATGACGGCAGTAAAATAGCTTTAAAAACCAATGATTTCAACGGTTATAATGTGAAAATTTATATTGTTGATATGGTAGGAAGCGTTGTAAAAACCATTCTCACCGGAGTTGCCGGAGCTGCCGGAGGTCTGAATTTCTCCGTTGACGGACAATTGTTGCTCTACACAAAAGATGTTTCTGCCTATCAGGACGGAAGCGGAAATTACCGCCAGCTTGATTCGCGTATTTTCATCTATAATTTAGCAACAAATACAACAATCGATATTTCTACCGAAAGCGATAAACCGTTAGGAACAAACGATCTTGATCCTAGATTTTCGCCTAATAATGCACAAGTTATTTTCATGAATACTTCTAATGATAACGTTTCCCAGAAAAACGTTATGACTATTGATCTGAGCAGTTCTATGACAGATCTTGTAAGAACTGCTCTTTTCAGTAATGCCGAAATGCCGGACTATGAGTAA
- a CDS encoding response regulator transcription factor, whose protein sequence is MMKPRLTIFDEPVLYTEGLSKLLTQSKIFNSIDVFNCYEALSIQLKKEPPEFLMISSNMLMLTELYKSVESITSENKNIKIIVIGNSYDIVDIRKLFNKGIKSYLDKNSRYDEFIKSIQALLLNEIYICDHAKDRMINFISSEQAQKRLQIKDPLTRREMEILKLICDGLSSKDICEKLFISINTVETHRKRILLKLNVKNSVGVVKYALENHMID, encoded by the coding sequence ATGATGAAACCTAGATTAACTATTTTTGATGAGCCTGTATTGTACACAGAAGGTTTATCAAAATTACTTACCCAAAGTAAAATTTTTAACTCCATTGACGTATTCAACTGCTACGAAGCATTATCAATACAATTAAAAAAGGAGCCACCCGAATTTCTCATGATAAGTTCAAACATGCTTATGCTTACAGAACTTTATAAATCTGTAGAAAGCATAACCTCAGAAAATAAAAACATAAAAATTATTGTCATTGGCAACAGCTATGATATTGTAGATATAAGAAAACTTTTTAACAAAGGAATTAAAAGTTATCTTGATAAAAACAGCAGATATGACGAGTTTATAAAATCTATTCAGGCTCTTCTGCTTAACGAAATTTATATTTGTGATCACGCAAAAGACAGAATGATCAATTTTATCAGCAGTGAGCAGGCTCAAAAAAGGCTTCAGATCAAAGATCCTCTTACAAGACGCGAAATGGAAATTTTAAAACTCATTTGCGACGGCCTCAGCAGTAAAGATATCTGCGAAAAACTTTTCATAAGTATCAATACCGTAGAAACCCACCGCAAAAGAATTCTCCTTAAATTAAATGTAAAAAATTCTGTAGGCGTTGTAAAATATGCACTTGAAAATCATATGATCGACTGA
- a CDS encoding OsmC family protein: MKKHHYKTTIQWTGNKGTGTSNYRSYERSHTISVENKAVIEASSDPAFRGDKTKHNPEDLFLSSLSSCHMLWYLHFCSEAGIIVVDYTDNATGIMEEKDNGSGHFIEVTLNPTVIITEKSMIEKAKELHHKANEFCFIANSVNFPVKHIPTVLIKSI; this comes from the coding sequence ATGAAAAAACACCACTACAAAACCACCATCCAATGGACCGGCAACAAAGGAACCGGAACCAGCAATTACAGAAGCTACGAAAGAAGCCACACCATTTCTGTAGAAAACAAAGCTGTTATTGAAGCTTCTTCGGATCCCGCTTTCCGTGGAGATAAGACAAAACACAATCCTGAAGATCTTTTTCTATCGTCTTTATCATCATGTCACATGTTGTGGTATTTGCATTTTTGCTCAGAAGCCGGAATTATTGTTGTTGATTACACCGACAACGCAACCGGAATTATGGAAGAAAAAGACAACGGAAGTGGTCATTTTATAGAAGTTACGCTTAATCCGACCGTCATAATCACAGAAAAATCGATGATTGAAAAGGCAAAAGAGCTTCATCATAAGGCAAATGAATTCTGTTTTATTGCCAACTCAGTAAATTTCCCTGTGAAACATATCCCTACTGTGTTAATTAAATCAATTTAA
- a CDS encoding tetratricopeptide repeat protein, with protein sequence MKNFLYINLIFISTVIFGQEKIQNQDLILFERAITLQEFLNDNLNDEINQDTINLTEQNKLRRNFAIELKENTLEKVISNYDELIKEFPQSKLIFRALNNKGFAEIENGNYDNAKKTFQKILNSNADDLEKIGVGSGIMGEPYSNYKNRALKTLARIEIRDRNYQQAVQYLNETKKYPYRHFCGNEYAQDEIAMAELYSQCYIKLEQHEKAFDILIPNIIENGIADNSEITILAYNTLIKKYHKEDLKTLFENSFKNIIIRSENKFTSYNINFLNRNIRLPDWELSEAISKKDKEDIIKQILKNSKFYSLLSK encoded by the coding sequence ATGAAAAACTTTCTTTATATAAATTTAATATTTATTTCTACCGTTATTTTTGGACAAGAAAAAATCCAAAACCAAGATTTAATTTTATTCGAAAGAGCAATTACTCTCCAAGAATTTTTGAATGATAATCTTAATGATGAAATTAATCAAGATACAATCAATTTAACTGAACAAAATAAGTTAAGAAGAAATTTTGCTATTGAACTAAAAGAAAATACCCTTGAAAAGGTAATTAGCAATTATGATGAACTAATAAAAGAATTTCCACAATCAAAATTAATCTTTCGAGCTTTAAATAATAAAGGATTTGCAGAAATCGAAAATGGTAATTATGATAATGCTAAAAAAACTTTTCAGAAAATACTAAACAGTAATGCAGACGATTTGGAAAAAATAGGTGTAGGTTCTGGAATTATGGGCGAACCTTATTCAAACTATAAAAATAGAGCATTAAAAACACTTGCAAGAATAGAAATTAGAGATAGAAACTACCAACAAGCCGTCCAATATCTTAATGAAACCAAAAAGTATCCTTACAGACATTTTTGTGGAAATGAATATGCTCAAGACGAAATAGCTATGGCTGAATTATATTCACAATGTTATATAAAATTAGAACAACACGAAAAAGCTTTCGATATTCTTATTCCAAATATCATTGAAAACGGGATTGCTGATAATTCAGAAATAACAATTTTAGCTTATAATACTCTTATCAAAAAATATCATAAGGAAGACTTAAAAACATTGTTTGAAAATTCTTTCAAAAACATAATTATTAGAAGTGAAAATAAATTTACTTCTTATAATATCAATTTCCTGAATAGAAATATTAGATTACCTGATTGGGAACTTAGTGAGGCTATCTCTAAAAAAGATAAAGAAGATATTATAAAACAAATTCTCAAGAACTCAAAATTCTATTCACTTTTATCAAAATGA
- a CDS encoding Rne/Rng family ribonuclease, whose amino-acid sequence MKKELIVSHEGDFTKIALLEDGRLCELHEEEDKSDFIVGDLFIGKVKKLAPNLNAAFVNIGYDKDAFLHYQDLGPQYLTYKKFLKDTISKKQSTSSLKSFEIQPEIDKNGTVEKVIVKDDLILLQITKEPISTKGPRISTQVSLTGRFLVLIPFDNKVSISKKIKSYEEKERLRTLIESIKPEGFGVIIRTVAEGKKVADLHNDMNQLIQKWESTFKNIQKNKVPSKVLSEDDKASAILRDNFNQDFVSIICDDEQMVEEMKNYVEVIAPERKNIVQFYDSHIPLLEYYNVEKQLKQSFGKHVNIPSSKGAYLVIEHTEALHVVDVNSGNNITTGNSANKEHALNVNKMAATEIARQLRLRDMGGIIVIDFIDMPNPDHRRDLFEHLKAEMMRDKARHKILPPSKFGLIQITRQRNRQEKQIETKEDNPNKDGEIIAPIVIVERLEETIRNIIQKDKGKLYLHVHPFVEAYLTKGIKSIQMKWFIKYKKWVTIIPRDSFKYLEYKIYNSKKEELIGYSN is encoded by the coding sequence ATGAAGAAAGAACTAATAGTTTCACATGAAGGCGACTTTACGAAGATCGCGCTGCTAGAAGACGGAAGACTATGCGAACTTCATGAGGAAGAGGACAAAAGTGATTTTATAGTTGGAGATTTGTTTATAGGAAAAGTAAAAAAGCTGGCTCCAAACCTTAATGCAGCATTCGTAAATATTGGTTACGATAAAGACGCATTTCTGCATTATCAGGACTTGGGACCGCAATATCTTACGTACAAAAAGTTTCTGAAAGATACTATTTCTAAAAAACAAAGTACTTCAAGTTTAAAAAGTTTCGAGATACAACCCGAAATCGACAAAAACGGAACAGTAGAAAAAGTGATTGTTAAAGACGATCTTATTCTGCTTCAAATTACCAAAGAACCTATTTCTACAAAAGGACCGAGGATTTCAACTCAGGTTTCTTTAACGGGACGTTTTTTGGTTTTAATACCTTTCGACAATAAAGTTTCTATTTCCAAAAAGATCAAAAGCTATGAGGAAAAAGAAAGATTGAGAACCCTTATTGAAAGCATAAAACCAGAAGGTTTTGGCGTTATAATAAGAACTGTTGCAGAAGGAAAAAAAGTGGCCGACCTTCATAATGATATGAATCAGCTGATTCAGAAATGGGAAAGCACTTTTAAAAATATCCAGAAAAACAAGGTTCCGTCTAAAGTTTTAAGCGAAGACGACAAAGCTTCAGCTATTCTGAGAGACAATTTCAACCAAGATTTTGTAAGCATCATCTGTGATGACGAGCAAATGGTGGAAGAAATGAAAAATTATGTAGAAGTAATTGCTCCGGAAAGAAAAAACATTGTTCAGTTTTACGATTCACACATCCCTCTCCTCGAATATTATAACGTAGAAAAACAGCTTAAACAAAGCTTCGGAAAACACGTAAATATTCCAAGTTCAAAAGGTGCTTACCTTGTGATAGAACACACAGAAGCACTACACGTAGTTGACGTAAACTCCGGAAACAATATCACAACCGGAAACTCTGCCAATAAAGAACACGCTCTGAACGTGAACAAAATGGCAGCAACAGAAATCGCAAGACAATTGCGTCTCCGTGATATGGGCGGCATCATCGTTATCGATTTTATAGACATGCCAAACCCCGATCACAGAAGAGATCTATTTGAACATCTGAAAGCAGAAATGATGCGCGACAAAGCTCGCCACAAGATCCTGCCTCCAAGTAAATTTGGATTGATACAGATTACCAGACAAAGAAACCGTCAGGAAAAACAGATCGAAACAAAAGAAGACAACCCAAATAAAGACGGAGAAATCATTGCTCCGATCGTTATTGTGGAAAGATTGGAAGAAACCATCAGAAATATTATACAAAAGGATAAAGGAAAACTTTACCTTCATGTACACCCTTTCGTGGAAGCTTACCTTACAAAAGGTATTAAAAGTATCCAGATGAAATGGTTTATCAAGTATAAAAAATGGGTAACCATCATCCCAAGGGACTCTTTTAAATATTTAGAATACAAGATTTACAATTCGAAAAAGGAAGAATTGATAGGATATTCTAATTAA
- a CDS encoding HU family DNA-binding protein has translation MTKAELVNTISNKLGTEKNETQKVVEAFMQEIRTSMYNGDNVYLRGFGSFIIKTRAAKTGRNISKNTAIEIPAHNIPAFKPSKSFVEKVKTKVTVK, from the coding sequence ATGACAAAGGCAGAATTGGTAAACACCATCTCAAATAAGTTGGGAACAGAAAAGAATGAAACACAGAAAGTTGTAGAAGCTTTTATGCAGGAGATCAGGACTTCTATGTATAATGGAGATAATGTTTATCTAAGAGGTTTTGGTTCTTTTATCATTAAAACAAGAGCGGCAAAAACTGGAAGAAACATTTCTAAGAACACTGCAATTGAGATCCCTGCACACAACATTCCTGCTTTCAAACCATCAAAATCTTTTGTTGAGAAAGTAAAAACGAAAGTTACAGTAAAATAA
- a CDS encoding response regulator transcription factor — MIKTLMENPFYMLLNDCNNGHELVNRIYRRQEDVFIIELFMPVLSGIEAIKYIRKSNSETPIITYSGTYQEDMAEILSKIPNTFYCQKKSSVIKDIVKGQIASNTFDYDAYSKEWEQQPLAVQEYMDRQKKSQGELSSTEIQLMKFCYEGFSNKEIGEKLNLSTRTIDTYINRLTEKLGLKTKLHLIRFCVENGYYNSSM; from the coding sequence ATGATCAAAACACTTATGGAAAACCCTTTCTACATGCTTCTAAACGACTGTAACAACGGCCACGAGCTGGTAAACAGAATCTATAGAAGACAGGAAGATGTCTTCATCATTGAACTTTTTATGCCCGTATTAAGCGGAATCGAAGCCATAAAATACATCAGAAAGAGCAATTCTGAGACGCCGATTATCACTTATTCCGGAACTTATCAGGAAGATATGGCGGAAATCCTTTCAAAAATTCCAAATACTTTTTATTGCCAGAAAAAAAGCAGTGTCATAAAAGATATTGTGAAAGGTCAAATTGCATCCAATACATTCGATTACGATGCTTATTCTAAAGAGTGGGAACAGCAGCCATTGGCCGTTCAGGAGTATATGGACAGACAAAAAAAGAGCCAGGGAGAACTTTCTTCTACCGAGATCCAGCTGATGAAATTCTGTTATGAAGGCTTCAGTAACAAGGAAATAGGAGAAAAATTAAATCTCAGCACAAGGACAATTGACACCTATATAAACAGGCTGACAGAAAAGCTCGGATTGAAAACAAAACTCCATCTCATCCGCTTCTGCGTGGAAAACGGATACTACAATTCCAGCATGTAA
- the tssO gene encoding type VI secretion system TssO codes for MSSNREKKLNKSDVRIGIWKFVLSFVVLSAVSFISVFFFFKSYDIQREGIKKQADEYRELLTRSDLLRTHVDSILYRMDQLDISKVDNDIFLKNYIMDNVRDAKNIMGKDSADNFKHYSILMKQLEPILALKTQIVSVSYKEQTALRDLSECRGKIGIANNELRLDPTRKFTGSRKRR; via the coding sequence ATGTCTTCGAATAGGGAGAAAAAATTAAACAAATCAGACGTTAGAATAGGCATTTGGAAGTTTGTTCTATCTTTTGTCGTCTTATCAGCCGTTTCTTTCATTAGTGTGTTTTTCTTTTTTAAAAGTTATGACATCCAAAGAGAAGGAATTAAAAAACAGGCAGACGAATACCGAGAATTACTTACCCGCAGCGACCTGCTGAGGACTCATGTAGACAGTATCCTATATCGGATGGACCAGCTTGATATAAGCAAGGTTGATAATGATATTTTCCTCAAAAACTATATCATGGACAACGTAAGAGATGCCAAAAATATCATGGGAAAAGACAGTGCAGACAACTTTAAGCATTATTCCATTCTGATGAAACAGTTGGAACCTATACTGGCTTTAAAGACTCAAATTGTTAGCGTTTCTTACAAAGAACAGACTGCATTGAGGGATTTAAGCGAATGCCGAGGCAAGATCGGGATCGCAAATAATGAATTAAGACTGGATCCTACAAGGAAATTTACCGGAAGCAGAAAAAGAAGATAA
- a CDS encoding type VI secretion system transmembrane protein TssO, producing the protein MQGQITLSKKERHYQFLYLVLMLFAALIFLGIIFLKGFESPFSDEDIISVQNLEQKAKFDQQQKVTQRVLDSTFTQINRLTNEVPQPFEENNIMNGINDVANSFENANVTDIRKEAYPQIAKFYKMFFDDKKVISSKTENIKNFEKQFEECSIGFKEKKSQLFQRENALKARNQ; encoded by the coding sequence ATGCAGGGACAAATCACATTATCAAAAAAGGAAAGGCATTATCAGTTTCTTTATTTAGTACTTATGCTTTTCGCAGCGCTTATTTTTCTGGGAATCATCTTTTTGAAAGGTTTTGAGTCGCCATTTTCCGATGAAGATATTATTTCTGTTCAGAATCTGGAGCAGAAAGCAAAATTCGATCAGCAGCAAAAAGTTACCCAAAGAGTTTTAGACAGCACATTTACGCAAATAAACAGGCTTACGAATGAGGTTCCTCAGCCTTTTGAGGAAAATAATATCATGAACGGGATCAATGATGTGGCTAATTCTTTTGAAAATGCCAATGTAACAGACATCAGAAAAGAAGCCTATCCTCAGATCGCCAAATTTTATAAAATGTTCTTCGACGATAAAAAAGTTATTTCAAGTAAAACTGAAAATATCAAGAATTTTGAAAAACAGTTTGAGGAATGCTCAATCGGTTTTAAAGAAAAGAAAAGTCAGCTTTTTCAGCGAGAAAATGCTTTGAAGGCAAGAAATCAATAA
- a CDS encoding PKD domain-containing protein → MNYFQKNKKNIIIGVIATLLIAALVALWLQKKVIHSADDIVGVVYPSSLKVGDTLLFEDKTQFAKTKRWNFGDGTTSDKSTGFHFYNKPGYYSVTLIVDNKYSKSFPVMVSARGIPKPKDTLKIKTLIDAPSQAMSFENVQFRAVSDAKQFTWKFGETGNIDSKDKMAIYSYKKPGDYVVTLYTDESPEPILHHIKILQGYDALEEEVSVEDAYAKIDNDFKYHLQQIANGNSFNTHYNYLLRTYLCNNENTVVKVNDSKVNNFYMYCAGLQFDKNNVIQTVKVNFDDTQNCVTKVDINQSK, encoded by the coding sequence ATGAATTATTTTCAAAAAAACAAAAAGAACATTATTATTGGTGTTATTGCAACTTTGCTCATAGCAGCATTGGTTGCATTGTGGTTGCAGAAGAAAGTTATACACTCCGCCGATGATATTGTGGGGGTGGTGTATCCATCTTCTCTCAAGGTAGGAGATACACTTTTATTTGAAGATAAAACCCAGTTCGCAAAAACCAAAAGATGGAATTTCGGAGACGGTACAACTTCTGATAAAAGTACAGGGTTTCATTTTTACAATAAACCCGGATATTATTCGGTGACGCTTATCGTGGATAATAAATATTCTAAATCTTTCCCGGTAATGGTTTCTGCAAGAGGAATTCCTAAACCAAAGGATACGTTGAAGATTAAAACGTTGATCGACGCGCCATCTCAGGCAATGAGCTTTGAAAATGTACAGTTTCGTGCAGTTTCCGACGCAAAACAGTTTACATGGAAATTCGGAGAAACAGGAAATATAGATTCCAAAGACAAAATGGCGATCTATTCGTATAAAAAACCTGGGGATTATGTAGTTACATTATACACTGACGAAAGTCCTGAACCTATTTTGCATCACATAAAAATTCTTCAGGGTTATGACGCTTTGGAAGAAGAAGTAAGTGTAGAAGATGCTTATGCTAAAATTGATAACGATTTTAAATATCATTTGCAGCAGATCGCTAACGGAAACAGCTTCAATACGCATTACAATTATCTGTTGAGAACATATCTGTGTAACAACGAAAATACAGTGGTAAAGGTAAACGACAGCAAGGTAAATAATTTTTACATGTATTGCGCAGGACTTCAGTTTGACAAAAATAACGTCATCCAGACTGTAAAAGTGAATTTTGATGATACGCAGAACTGTGTAACCAAAGTTGATATTAATCAAAGCAAATAA